CTCGTGGGTGTCCTCCCTACGTCGCTTCAGCCCTTGAGTAGTCCTTCGCTCATCCCATAAGCGTTCAACCTCACAAGCATCGTGATATACGTCCCTAACATGTTCGTGCCCCAAGCTCCTCATACGTTCCCGAATATCCAGATTAAACCTTGATAAGAACCTCTGAGCCCTGAATCTCTCCCCAATCTTCATGTCGTCCACGTACTTAGCTAATTCCATAAATCGAACGTAGTACTGGTAAACGGTCTTGGTTCCCTGCGTAAGTCGAGAGTACTCATCGAACATCATCCGCTGAAGATGTAGAGGAAAGAACTCGTTGCGAAGCGCTGACACAAACAAGCTCAAGGGAAGAGGAGGTACGGTAGAAGGGTGCTTCGATGTAACTGCGGAAGGAGCTGGTAGAAGAGCATGTCTATGGGTGACCCACCAAGTATCGGCGTCACCGGTCAGGTAATGAACCGCTAGATCTACCCTCATATCCTCGGGTATCTTCAGTATCGCAAATATCTTCTCCATTTTCCGGATCCAATCGTCTAGCTTAGTAGGAGGACCCTTGCCATCATACGTCTTAGGGGCTAACCTTTGAATACCCTTTGCTTGGGACGCCCCTAAATCGTGCCCAGAACTACCCTTTCAAGATCCGGCGTTAAGTGACTGAAGCACCTTCTGTTGCCGAAAAAGGTTTTGTTGCTGCTGCGTGTGGAACATCTTTAGCATAGTCTCAAACTGTTCGACTGTGATGGCAGCCGGAACAACAGGTGTAGAGGTCTCGGTATGATCGGATCGCGCACGAAATGCCTTAAGTGACGTGACCGTACGCTCAGAGTCATGGGAGCTCTTAGACTCTTCCTTACTCTCATAACTCTCGTGACGAGGCGCACGATTCTCAGCCATCGCTTTACGTGCACAAATAAACAAAGAACATACATTTTAACAACAATAAATAACTCGATAAAGATACATGCACACATAAGCATATGAAATACtgtaaaacaataatttaatcaAACG
The Amaranthus tricolor cultivar Red isolate AtriRed21 chromosome 11, ASM2621246v1, whole genome shotgun sequence DNA segment above includes these coding regions:
- the LOC130826531 gene encoding uncharacterized protein LOC130826531; the protein is MAENRAPRHESYESKEESKSSHDSERTVTSLKAFRARSDHTETSTPVVPAAITVEHSGHDLGASQAKGIQRLAPKTYDGKGPPTKLDDWIRKMEKIFAILKIPEDMRVDLAVHYLTGDADTWWVTHRHALLPAPSAVTSKHPSTVPPLPLSLFVSALRNEFFPLHLQRMMFDEYSRLTQGTKTVYQYYVRFMELAKYVDDMKIGERFRAQRFLSRFNLDIRERMRSLGHEHVRDVYHDACEVERLWDERRTTQGLKRRREDTHEISQNIGGRRFLAPTQSHQEPRSSFGRSTLSTPQSSRNIECYDCGKKGHKRIDCYKYIHKQGLRGYRQSSWCNSG